Genomic DNA from Haemorhous mexicanus isolate bHaeMex1 chromosome 20, bHaeMex1.pri, whole genome shotgun sequence:
CTTTCTGTGATTATTTGGTGCTCAGCCCGGCGTGCTCCTGGCTTTGCAGAGAGAGCAGGAACCCCCAGCcttgctggggcagaggggaggaaggggtgAGCACCCAAACCGCAGCCGTGGAGCTGGGGGATTACAGCTGGAAAAGAATTGCTGGTTTGAATTGCTAATAATGATACAGACTAATGAGCAGCATCAGAAATGATGGCATGTGCAATCAGTGCTGCTTGATGGCAAACACGGAgcggggctgcaggagctgctggggcgaGGGGAAGAGGAGCATCTTCTGGAGGGCAGCACCCACCCCAGGCAAGGCACTGCCACCGAGCTGGCGCTGGCTCTGGGCTAAGAACTTTATAAATAATGATGGAAAGACTAACCACAGACAGACATCAGCTCTGGGTGCATGGAGGGAACATGGCCAGCAAGTATTGGAGAGGAAATCACCTCGGTGTGGTTCCCAGCACCTGTGGGAAGCCCATCTGCCTCTGCCTGTTCGAGGTTTTGTCTCCCAGCTGCACCCCAGCGGCCCCACCGGGGATCAGGCACacgggggctgcagcccccaccccctcccctggGACTGAGTCCtcctctgagagcagcagcaccgaCTGCTGATGCTGGGCAGAGACAGAGCAACCTGAGGTTTTGGCCAGGTGCGTGGTGAAGGGCAGGAATGTGTCTGTGCCTCGTACCTGCCTGATCCACCAGCAAGGAGCTGCCCGGGGCCAACCCGCTCCTCTCCTGGCTTTAAAGGCAGCACTTGGCTCCTGCTCCTTTAGCTTGGAATCCCTTTTCCCTGTCTCATCCCTGTGATAtgccccagccaggcagctAGAGGCAACAGTTGGAAATGCTTCCCACTTTCCTTATTTAGGCTGTTTTATGTGGTTCAAATAAGGTGTCCTCTTTGGGCCTGACAAAGAGACAGATGTATCAGTTCAtgaactgctgctgcctgagcaaGGTAAGAGACAGAAAATCACCCCCATTACCATCATTATTGTGAATCATGTGCAATCAGCCCCATAACAGAAAGCAGATGAAGATCCTACAGGAACCCGAAGGACGGGAGCTGCCGCTGAGCATGGGAGCCAGGGGCCAGGCAGtgattaaaatgcttttaacattggttttcagtgttgtttcacttttgtatatatatacaaaaatcATATTTCATCAACAGTCTCTTGTATTGCTCCTGAGACAGGTTCTAAAAGATGCCAAGGATGTCTGGtcatacatttaattttttttaatttatattttatatatgcaGCCAGTCAAACTCTGCCTTCCTCACCGCCAATTCCCGACTGAgtcctggggagagcagagctctcccagccGGGCGGGATCCGGAGCTGGACGTGCTCTGCAGCTTacccaggctggggaggaagcGCACCAAACCCTGCTCGTCCCTGGGCATTTCGTTTTATTGCGAGCATTAGCGGTTTGTCTCCTCTGGCAACAGGAGAAGCTGGAAATGTCAAAGGGGAGGGTTAACAAACTCCGCTGGCATAAATTTCAATGAATGTATGTTTCTTAGGAAAACCgctaagttaaaaaaaaaaaaaattaaatcttccTGTGTGTGTTTTCCTTGGGCTGCTGTTCACAATGGATAATAATTCTTACATTAAGCCCCTTCGGCCCTCCAGGGAAATCAAAATTGTAATAtcagtttgctttttattgGCTCGGCTCTGCGATCGCGGCGGCTGCGTCTTTGTTAGGGGCTGCGGCGCGGTGACATTCAGCGGTGCCTCCTGGTGTGTCCCCCTCCGGTGCCGCCGGGCCCGGGCAGGGCCCCGAGGACGCGGGTTGATGCTGGCCGGGGCCGCGGCCACCGGGCGAACCCGCGGGCCGGGGTGGCACCGAGCCGGGGCAGCGAGGGACGTCCCGGGGGCCGGGGGCGCTGCCCGACCCCGGCACGGGAGCCGCTCCGGGCCCCGGTGCCGTTAGAGCTcagccccgccgctcccggcgAAAGTTGCCGGGAACCCCGCGGGGATCGATCGCCCCGTCCGaggcccggcggggccgccgcggCCGGCAGAGCCCGGGGGAACAAGGGGGACGGTGGCACCGAGACCCCACGCCAGCCCCAGGGACCGCCCCGCTGTCAGCGGGCGCGAAGGCTCCGGTTCCTCCGGAGCTCCGGCCCGGGCCAGAGCCGGGCACCTGCGAGGACCGAGCCCAGGAGCCGAGCAACCGGGAGGGGTCGGGGGCTCCTCGCTCCCCAGGCgtgcccgcggccccgccgtccgggccggggctgcggtGCCCGGGGCGCTCCCGTAGCGGCGGCGGGAGGCCCGGAGCTGCCGGCCCGCGCGGTGGGGGCTGCACGGGGCTCACACCGGGACGGTGTCCGGCCCCGCTCCACCTGTCCGGGGGAAGGTGCCTCCCTCTCCGGTACCGCCACGCTTCCCTGAGcggcgcggggagcggcggTGTGGCCCCGCTGGCAGCCGCGGACACGCGTGTGCTCCCCGCCAGCCGCTCCACGAGCACGGAGTGCGCGGAGCCGCCCGCACCGGGCTCCCCGAACGGCCCGGCCGCCGTGCGCGGCTTCCGGCACCGGGCGGGGAAAGCGCCGCCACCTGCCCCGGGCCCGGGCCCGCTGCCGCCACCGCTGGCCGTCCCCGGACCGGCGCCCCACGGCCGCAGGGACCCGTCGGCCAGCGCGGCCGGGGCTTCCCCGGAGGGCTCGGGCCCCacggccggcggcggcggcccgggCCATGCCGGGGGTGGGCGCCGCCGTTCCCCGAGCCCGGGGCACCGCGCGACGTGGCGCGGCGTGGAGCCCTCCCGAGCGTTCGTCCTGCCGCGCATTCCCCGGTCGGACCCTCCGCCCGACCCCTCTCCCCCCGGGACGCGGCTCGCGCACCTGCCCCGCGGGCTGTGCCACCCCCCGGCAGCCCCGTGGGGCCGTGCTGAGTCACGCGTGGGGCGGGAGCCGGGCTGCCCGCGCCCCCCTCCCCGCGCCGCCGtgcccggcccccgcccgccccctccccgcctcGCTCCCCGGCAGGGCTGCGCCAatcccccggccccgccgctgaCGGGCAGCCGGGCCCGGGAGGCGCCGCCTCCCTGACGTCTCGCTCCGGGATTTGCACGGTTGCGGTGCCGCCGCTCAGTGTCTGTCGGGCCGGCGGCGGGAGCTGCCGGAGCCCGAGCCCAGCTCGGCTgcagcgcggcccggcccggcccctcccggcTGCGGGATGGAGCTGCCGGCGGTGGGCGAGCACGTCTTCGCGGTGGAGAGCATCGAGAAGAAGCGGATCCGAAAGgtgcggggggcggcggcggcggggggcggcggggcccgggggcGCCGGGGGTGGCGGTTCCCGCTGACGCCGTGTCTTTGCCTCCCGCGCCGCTCAGGGCAGAGTCGAGTACCTGGTGAAATGGAGGGGATGGTCGCCCAAGTGAGTACCGGCACCGGGCGGGGATGGGGCCGGGGATGGGGCTCTGGGAAGGGCCCCGGCCGGGGCGGCGAGCGGGCGGCgagaggcggcggcggggcccggcggtGACGGCGGCGGGAGCCGAGCAGGCGGCGGCTGATGTGCACCAGAAAATGGctccttccccctttccctcctcGGGAGTCGGGCTCCATATTGCAGAACTgagcggggaggggggggcaggaaggggggagaaagggggaaTAACCGCAAAAATCGTCCGCGTCGCCCCGCAGCCCCGAGAGCCGCTGCCGAGGCGGGGGCAGCACCGGCACCGGAGCGAGCGCGGCCGCTGCGGAGCGTTCGGGGTTTGCATGACAGTGCGGgcgggggggcgcgggggggtcCGGGACGCGGCGGCCGGGTCCCTCCTCCGCCCCGCGGCCGCTTTCCTGGGTCCGGGAAAGGGGATTTGGAAAATTTCATCATGACATGCCTGGAATTCCTCCGGAATAATAACTGCGCTAAATAAACAGTACCGTCCCCGCGGCCCCCCCCCCGCCCATCCCCCTCCCCGGGACCCCGGCCCCACACCCTGCTCCCGTCGGGCCCGGTGCTGCGGGGTGGCTCTGCCCGGgaccccggccccgccggcagGGCCCCGCCGTGACGGCcgctctcctctcctctccaagATATAACACGTGGGAGCCTGAGGAGAACATCCTGGACCCCCGGCTGCTCATCGCCTTCCAGAACAGGTGAGCGGCCAAGGTTGGGGGATGCGGGAGGGGCGGCGGGACCCTCGCTCCGCGCCGCTCCCGCAATTGCAGATGCGTCACGGAGCCGGgggccgcggcgggggcgggcgcgggccgggccgggccgggggggcgcggccccggcggggcgggcggtgCGGGGCCACCGGGCGACGCCTACGGGTCAAGGTCCCCCACGCCGCGGTCCCCCCCGCGCCGTGACCCCCCCACGCCGCGCCTCACGCTCCTTCTTCCCGGGATTCGATGCCGCGACTCGAGGAggcggcgctgctgctgctgctgcgcttGGACGGGCTtcggctttttttttttttttttctttttgccttttttttttttttttaagcctttttaattttttttttctctttccgCGCATTTATTTCCTGGAGTGTTTTGGCGCAAACTGTGAACTTCAGCCCCTCCCCACAGCGGGGAGGCAGCAGCGGGGAAGGCGCCTGCTGCTTCCACAGGATGCCCCGGCCCGCTGCCACCTGCGGGCCCCCGTCCCCTCCCGCTGCCCCCTCCCTGCGCCCGCGTAGGGTCACTGCCACCGCGGGAGCTGCCGTGCGGGGAGTGGGGGTGGCTCCGGGGCTCCGTGTGCCGCCCTCGGGCTCACCGTGACGCTGTGTTCCCGCAGGGAgcggcaggagcagctgatggGATACCGCAAACGGGGGCCCAAGCCGAAGCCGCTGGTCGTGCAGGTAACGCGCGGGCGCCCAGCCCCAACCCCCGCGGGCGGTCCCCTGGGAGCCGCTTGCAGCGGGTTTCATCATGCTGAGGATGAGCCTGCGCGCAGCCCGGGCGCCTCGCAATGCCCCGGGGACCCCCAGCGCTGAGCTCAGCGGGTGCCCCggccccccttccctcccctctgggCTGTAGACCCACCGTGCCCGTGCCCGGCTGGCATTAGCAGGCTGCTCGCGGGCTCGGCAGCCGCGGTCCCGCTCGGCCCCCGTTCCCAGACAGCTGATTGAAGggggcttttcttcttttcattgcTTCATTAATCTGGAGCAATGCACAGCCTCTAAGTTGGAGTGGGCTGGGGCCGCCTGCTCGAGGACGCGGTGCCCCGGGATGCAGCATCCTGTAAGGAGAGCTGCCGGAGGGGCGGGGGCTCTGCCGGAGCCCTCGGCACCTGCCGGAGCTCTGGCACCCggcagccagcagcccctggcagggctctccAGCCCCGCCTGACCGCGGCTCTCGGTTTTGCCTTGCAGCTTCCGTCCTTCGCCCGCCGCTCCAACATCCTCACGGGGCTGCAGGAGCCGGCCGTGGACACCAGGCCCAAGCTGGACCTCGGCTCCTCTGGCaagagccagcagcaccagtATGAGCTCAACAGCAAGAAACACCACCAGTACCAGCCCAACGGCAAGGAGAGCGGCATGAAGCACCAGTCCCACAGCAAAGGGAAGTATTACTACCAGCTGAACAGCAAGAAGCACCACCACTACCAGCCCGACCCCAAGATGTACGAGCCCCATTACCAGCCCAGCAGCAAAGAGCCGCAGGGCCAGGCCTGCTTGGACAATAACAAGGCCCCCCTGGTCGCCCACCCAGACAAGTGGGCTCACGGCCCAGCCAAAAACTTGCTGGGCCCAGTCAAGAACCTCACGGCAGAGAGCAAAAATGGAGCTGAGAAGAACCTGTCCAGCGGTACTGGGCCTCCCCCCCGGGACAGGGTGGCCAGCAATGGCCTTGGGGGAAAGATGAAGATCGTcaagaacaaaaacaagaaTGGGCGCATTGTGATTGTGATGAGCAAGTACATGGAGAACGGCATGCAGGCGGTGAAGATCAAGTCTGGGGAGGCTCCCCGGAAGCGGGCTGCGGAGGAGAGGACTCCTAAGAagggtggggaggagaaggtggaggcTTGGAGGAAGCCAGGGGAGGACAGGGTGGTGGGCAGCAATGCCGTGAGCAAAGCGGAGGGCGAGAGCCGGCAGCCCCCTGCGGAGCTGGAGGAAGGTCCCCAAAAGACTCCCTTGGCCAAGGAGCTGCCCCTTCCTCCGGCGGAGCAGCCCTTGCAGCTCACTACCAAGCCGGACCTTGTGCCCTGGTCCTTGAGTCCGGTGTGCGAGCACAGCCCTTCCTCCATGGGACTGAACCTGTCCAGCGGCAGCTCGCGGAAGCGCTGCCTGTCGGAGCCGCACGCCGAGCGGGAGCCAGGCAAGAAGCGCCTGACCTCCCGCAGCATCAGCGCCCCCACCTGCCTCAGCCCCCCGGCCCCCGAGCCGCCCGCCCAGCCCGAGGTCATCCTGCTGGACTCGGACCTGGACGAGCCCATAGACTTGCGCTGCGTGAAGCCGCGGGCGGAGGGCGAGCTGGCCCTGGCGGAGGTGAAGCCGGAGCTGCCGCCACCGCCGCCGGCTGAGGAACCGGCCCCGGAGCCTCCGCAGCCCCAGGAGGCcgcagaggaggaggaagaggaggaggccGAGTCCCTGCAGGAGTTCAAGCCCTTCTTTGGGAATATAATTATCACAGATGTGACCGCAAACTGCCTGACTGTGACCTTCAAGGAGTACGTGACGGTGTGAGGTGGGACGGCAGCCGCTCCCCGTGGGAGCTGCCCGCCCATCCCGGGGCCGCCGGCCCCACCGTCTCCCGCCGAGGTACTGGTGCCCCTTCCCCGGAGCCCACGTGCCCCTGGACGGCCGAGCCCGCCGTCTCCAGCGAGGGGACGCCGGGACAGGGCCAGGCACGGTGGCCGTCCCTGCCACGGGGGGTGACCTCGCCGCTGCTCCCGCCCcgcagctgggggctgctccaggaccTGCAGGCGATGGGACACGCAAGGATGGGACCCGCCAGTTACTCAGAGTTATAGTATTATATTTTAACAGTGCTAACTTGTCAAGTGATTCTTGCTCCCGTTTGTACGTGGTGTTATTGAAATGTATTGTTTGAGCTGAAAGCTGGTCGCTCCCTGGCCACGctaatatatttatttgtagGTATTTATATAATGAAATATAAAGCCTAGATTTATGGAGTCCCTAGATCACCTTATAAACTATATCAAACGACtattttctgttctcctttttAACCATTGAGCATTTGTTAGTCTCGGTCCCTTGCCCTCCCCACGACCCGCAGGACCATCCCGTATATATTTTTTGATACTGTACACATGTGGTGTTTCtatgtgcaaaaaaaaatcGTTATCTAAAGCTAAACGAGCTATTATAGAAATTGCTGCTATTAGAAATGTCTAAACTATAAGCTTCCAATTATTAATTGCTTGAATGTAAATATTAAATGGAGATGTTGAAAGTGCATTTGATGTTCTGCAGCTAGTGTAGATCGGAGTGCGAAGCCCAGCTGCTGCGAGCTGCCAGCGGCGCATCCTGGTCTGAGGGCTGTGTCACAGGGGAAGAAATGTATCATGCAATCATGGCAAAGGACTATAAACCTTTACAAAAACTACCGGGATTTGGAGTGCATTTGTTACAGCAGTACGGATGGCAGGTCCCTGTCTGGGCcggctgcagctgggctgccccagagccGGTGCCTGCAGGTTAAAATACTTACTCAGAGGTGCAGCATTTTGAATATAATTCAGTTTCCACCCCCAGAGTGTTGTGCCCGCAGTGCTGAGGGCACCCTGTGTCGTGGGTGGGCAGCGAGGCCCCAGGAGCCCGAGGTGTGGTGCTcccctccagcagggctgggggaggtcTGTGATGGGAACCTGAGAAAGCTGAGGAAGCACAGGCTGGGAAGGTGGCATGGTGATGGGTGATGGTTGCCATCCCAGCAGTGtca
This window encodes:
- the CBX4 gene encoding E3 SUMO-protein ligase CBX4, producing MELPAVGEHVFAVESIEKKRIRKGRVEYLVKWRGWSPKYNTWEPEENILDPRLLIAFQNRERQEQLMGYRKRGPKPKPLVVQLPSFARRSNILTGLQEPAVDTRPKLDLGSSGKSQQHQYELNSKKHHQYQPNGKESGMKHQSHSKGKYYYQLNSKKHHHYQPDPKMYEPHYQPSSKEPQGQACLDNNKAPLVAHPDKWAHGPAKNLLGPVKNLTAESKNGAEKNLSSGTGPPPRDRVASNGLGGKMKIVKNKNKNGRIVIVMSKYMENGMQAVKIKSGEAPRKRAAEERTPKKGGEEKVEAWRKPGEDRVVGSNAVSKAEGESRQPPAELEEGPQKTPLAKELPLPPAEQPLQLTTKPDLVPWSLSPVCEHSPSSMGLNLSSGSSRKRCLSEPHAEREPGKKRLTSRSISAPTCLSPPAPEPPAQPEVILLDSDLDEPIDLRCVKPRAEGELALAEVKPELPPPPPAEEPAPEPPQPQEAAEEEEEEEAESLQEFKPFFGNIIITDVTANCLTVTFKEYVTV